Proteins found in one Zea mays cultivar B73 chromosome 1, Zm-B73-REFERENCE-NAM-5.0, whole genome shotgun sequence genomic segment:
- the LOC103643475 gene encoding protein NRT1/ PTR FAMILY 5.2 isoform X2 translates to MAERLEAAASDEYTQDGTVDLHGNPVLRSRRGGWRACGFVVVYEVFERMAYYGISSNLVLYLTKKMHQGVVPSANNVTNWVGTIWMTPIIGAYVADAHLGRYRTFMVASVIYLSGMILLTLAVSLPALRPPKCGAGTADPDCVHKATSEQLGVFFLALYILAVGTGGTKPNISTIGADQFDDAHPRERAHKLSFFNWWMFSIFFGTLFANTVLVYIQDTVGWAVGYALPTLGLAVSIAVFTAGTPFYRHKPTSAESPFAKMARVIVAAARKLDVPVPVDPRDLHELDAEHYAKRNVAPLPHTPNLSVLSKAAVKTGAATSRWSLSTVTQVEETKQMLKMLPVLAITFVPSAMMAQINTLFVKQGTTLDRHVGRHFEIPPASLQGFVTISMLLAVVLYDRAFMPFARRVTANPRGISLLQRMSVGLVIHILIMAIASLTERHRLAVARDHGLYDSKGTTVPLTIFVLLPQFVLMGVADAFLEVAKIEFFYDQAPEGMKSLGTSYAMTSLGIGNFLSSALLSAVSHITRRHGRTGWILNNLNASRLDKYYAFFAILNCANLVAFFFVCRFYVYNAEVSHVVDAGSSKQKREVPMAMQPPAVGAVDATL, encoded by the exons ATGGCGGAGAGGCTGGAGGCGGCCGCTTCCGACGAGTACACGCAGGACGGCACGGTGGACCTCCACGGAAACCCGGTGCTCCGGTCCAGGCGGGGCGGGTGGAGAGCCTGCGGCTTCGTCGTAG TGTACGAGGTGTTCGAGCGGATGGCGTACTACGGCATCTCCTCCAACCTGGTCCTGTACCTGACCAAGAAGATGCACCAGGGCGTGGTGCCGTCGGCGAACAACGTCACCAACTGGGTCGGCACCATCTGGATGACGCCCATCATCGGCGCCTATGTCGCCGACGCGCACCTCGGCCGCTACCGGACCTTCATGGTCGCCTCCGTCATCTACCTCAGC GGCATGATCCTGCTGACGCTGGCGGTGTCGCTGCCGGCGCTGCGGCCGCCCAAGTGCGGCGCGGGAACGGCGGACCCGGACTGCGTGCACAAGGCGACGAGCGAGCAGCTGGGCGTCTTCTTCCTGGCCCTGTACATCCTCGCCGTGGGCACGGGCGGCACCAAGCCCAACATCTCCACCATCGGCGCCGACCAGTTCGACGACGCGCACCCGCGGGAGCGCGCCCACAAGCTCTCCTTCTTCAACTGGTGGATGTTCAGCATCTTCTTCGGCACGCTCTTCGCCAACACCGTGCTCGTCTACATCCAGGACACCGTCGGCTGGGCCGTGGGCTACGCGCTGCCCACGCTGGGCCTCGCCGTCTCCATCGCCGTCTTCACCGCCGGCACGCCATTCTACCGCCACAAGCCCACCTCCGCCGAAAGCCCCTTCGCCAAGATGGCCAGGGTCATCGTGGCGGCCGCCAGGAAGCTGGACGTCCCCGTGCCCGTGGACCCGCGCGACCTGCACGAGCTCGACGCCGAGCACTACGCCAAGAGGAACGTGGCCCCGCTCCCGCACACGCCCAACCTCAGCGTACTCAGCAAGGCGGCGGTCAAGACCGGCGCGGCCACGTCGCGGTGGTCGCTCAGCACCGTCACGCAGGTGGAGGAGACCAAGCAGATGCTCAAGATGCTCCCCGTGCTGGCCATCACGTTCGTGCCCAGCGCCATGATGGCGCAGATCAACACGCTGTTCGTCAAGCAGGGCACCACGCTGGACCGCCACGTCGGCCGCCACTTCGAGATCCCGCCGGCGAGCCTCCAGGGCTTCGTCACCATCTCCATGCTGCTCGCCGTCGTGCTCTACGACCGCGCCTTCATGCCGTTCGCGCGCCGCGTCACGGCCAACCCGCGCGGCATCTCGCTGCTGCAGCGCATGAGCGTCGGCCTCGTCATCCACATCCTCATCATGGCCATCGCGTCGCTCACGGAGCGCCACCGCCTGGCGGTGGCGCGCGACCACGGCCTCTACGACAGCAAGGGCACCACGGTCCCGCTCACCATATTCGTCCTGCTCccgcagttcgtgctcatgggcgtGGCCGACGCCTTCCTTGAGGTGGCCAAGATCGAGTTCTTCTACGACCAGGCGCCCGAGGGCATGAAGAGCCTCGGCACCTCGTACGCCATGACCAGCCTCGGCATCGGCAACTTCCTCAGCAGCGCGCTGCTCTCAGCTGTGTCGCACATCACCAGGCGCCACGGCCGGACCGGCTGGATCCTCAATAACCTCAACGCATCGCGCCTGGACAAGTACTACGCCTTCTTCGCCATTCTCAACTGCGCCAACCTCGTCGCCTTCTTCTTCGTGTGCCGCTTCTACGTGTACAACGCCGAGGTATCCCACGTCGTCGACGCCGGGAGCAGTAAGCAGAAGCGGGAAGTGCCCATGGCGATGCAGCCGCCGGCCGTGGGCGCAGTGGACGCCACCCTATAG
- the LOC103643475 gene encoding protein NRT1/ PTR FAMILY 5.2 isoform X1, with protein MAERLEAAASDEYTQDGTVDLHGNPVLRSRRGGWRACGFVVVYEVFERMAYYGISSNLVLYLTKKMHQGVVPSANNVTNWVGTIWMTPIIGAYVADAHLGRYRTFMVASVIYLSAVNIVSSVTQGMILLTLAVSLPALRPPKCGAGTADPDCVHKATSEQLGVFFLALYILAVGTGGTKPNISTIGADQFDDAHPRERAHKLSFFNWWMFSIFFGTLFANTVLVYIQDTVGWAVGYALPTLGLAVSIAVFTAGTPFYRHKPTSAESPFAKMARVIVAAARKLDVPVPVDPRDLHELDAEHYAKRNVAPLPHTPNLSVLSKAAVKTGAATSRWSLSTVTQVEETKQMLKMLPVLAITFVPSAMMAQINTLFVKQGTTLDRHVGRHFEIPPASLQGFVTISMLLAVVLYDRAFMPFARRVTANPRGISLLQRMSVGLVIHILIMAIASLTERHRLAVARDHGLYDSKGTTVPLTIFVLLPQFVLMGVADAFLEVAKIEFFYDQAPEGMKSLGTSYAMTSLGIGNFLSSALLSAVSHITRRHGRTGWILNNLNASRLDKYYAFFAILNCANLVAFFFVCRFYVYNAEVSHVVDAGSSKQKREVPMAMQPPAVGAVDATL; from the exons ATGGCGGAGAGGCTGGAGGCGGCCGCTTCCGACGAGTACACGCAGGACGGCACGGTGGACCTCCACGGAAACCCGGTGCTCCGGTCCAGGCGGGGCGGGTGGAGAGCCTGCGGCTTCGTCGTAG TGTACGAGGTGTTCGAGCGGATGGCGTACTACGGCATCTCCTCCAACCTGGTCCTGTACCTGACCAAGAAGATGCACCAGGGCGTGGTGCCGTCGGCGAACAACGTCACCAACTGGGTCGGCACCATCTGGATGACGCCCATCATCGGCGCCTATGTCGCCGACGCGCACCTCGGCCGCTACCGGACCTTCATGGTCGCCTCCGTCATCTACCTCAGC GCCGTCAATATTGTGTCGTCCGTCACTCAGGGCATGATCCTGCTGACGCTGGCGGTGTCGCTGCCGGCGCTGCGGCCGCCCAAGTGCGGCGCGGGAACGGCGGACCCGGACTGCGTGCACAAGGCGACGAGCGAGCAGCTGGGCGTCTTCTTCCTGGCCCTGTACATCCTCGCCGTGGGCACGGGCGGCACCAAGCCCAACATCTCCACCATCGGCGCCGACCAGTTCGACGACGCGCACCCGCGGGAGCGCGCCCACAAGCTCTCCTTCTTCAACTGGTGGATGTTCAGCATCTTCTTCGGCACGCTCTTCGCCAACACCGTGCTCGTCTACATCCAGGACACCGTCGGCTGGGCCGTGGGCTACGCGCTGCCCACGCTGGGCCTCGCCGTCTCCATCGCCGTCTTCACCGCCGGCACGCCATTCTACCGCCACAAGCCCACCTCCGCCGAAAGCCCCTTCGCCAAGATGGCCAGGGTCATCGTGGCGGCCGCCAGGAAGCTGGACGTCCCCGTGCCCGTGGACCCGCGCGACCTGCACGAGCTCGACGCCGAGCACTACGCCAAGAGGAACGTGGCCCCGCTCCCGCACACGCCCAACCTCAGCGTACTCAGCAAGGCGGCGGTCAAGACCGGCGCGGCCACGTCGCGGTGGTCGCTCAGCACCGTCACGCAGGTGGAGGAGACCAAGCAGATGCTCAAGATGCTCCCCGTGCTGGCCATCACGTTCGTGCCCAGCGCCATGATGGCGCAGATCAACACGCTGTTCGTCAAGCAGGGCACCACGCTGGACCGCCACGTCGGCCGCCACTTCGAGATCCCGCCGGCGAGCCTCCAGGGCTTCGTCACCATCTCCATGCTGCTCGCCGTCGTGCTCTACGACCGCGCCTTCATGCCGTTCGCGCGCCGCGTCACGGCCAACCCGCGCGGCATCTCGCTGCTGCAGCGCATGAGCGTCGGCCTCGTCATCCACATCCTCATCATGGCCATCGCGTCGCTCACGGAGCGCCACCGCCTGGCGGTGGCGCGCGACCACGGCCTCTACGACAGCAAGGGCACCACGGTCCCGCTCACCATATTCGTCCTGCTCccgcagttcgtgctcatgggcgtGGCCGACGCCTTCCTTGAGGTGGCCAAGATCGAGTTCTTCTACGACCAGGCGCCCGAGGGCATGAAGAGCCTCGGCACCTCGTACGCCATGACCAGCCTCGGCATCGGCAACTTCCTCAGCAGCGCGCTGCTCTCAGCTGTGTCGCACATCACCAGGCGCCACGGCCGGACCGGCTGGATCCTCAATAACCTCAACGCATCGCGCCTGGACAAGTACTACGCCTTCTTCGCCATTCTCAACTGCGCCAACCTCGTCGCCTTCTTCTTCGTGTGCCGCTTCTACGTGTACAACGCCGAGGTATCCCACGTCGTCGACGCCGGGAGCAGTAAGCAGAAGCGGGAAGTGCCCATGGCGATGCAGCCGCCGGCCGTGGGCGCAGTGGACGCCACCCTATAG
- the LOC103643476 gene encoding E2F transcription factor-like E2FF: MLKNDGFSHVIAEDRTDQVYLSKQIFMVLYNRDNVESIGLDEAAKCLGVERRRIYDIVNVLEGVGLAIAAIFEPP; the protein is encoded by the exons ATGCTCAAGAATGATGGTTTCAGTCATGTCATTGCTGAAGACCGAACTGACCAGGTCTACCTATCTAAACAGAT CTTCATGGTTCTCTACAACCGCGACAACGTGGAGTCCATCGGGCTGGACGAAGCGGCCAAATGCCTCGGCGTGGAGAGGCGCCGGATCTACGACATTGTCAACGTGCTCGAGGGCGTTGGG CTCGCCATCGCCGCCATCTTCGAGCCTCCCTAA